A stretch of the Halorussus salinus genome encodes the following:
- a CDS encoding GNAT family N-acetyltransferase yields MGQREADSDGIEIREAESSDVDGIRGVALDSLHASYGEVLDEEVIETAVENWYDDDAMAAELEEEGMLYLVAVAGDTVVGFSQSLVLPEDPAGTILWLHVDPDNRDSGVGTTLLKHTQAVLSERGVERVAAEVLAGNESGTRFYEENGFEKATERETEIAGETFVENVYVQEGKEQFEAREYDGQTLYINWVESDRGSKAPFFAAYTDEAGEDLYGYFCSNCESFDTAMDSMERLECNDCGNTKKPVRWDASYL; encoded by the coding sequence ATGGGACAGAGAGAGGCCGATTCCGACGGAATCGAGATTCGCGAAGCCGAATCGAGCGACGTGGACGGGATTCGGGGCGTCGCGCTGGACTCGCTCCACGCGTCCTACGGCGAGGTCCTCGACGAGGAGGTCATCGAAACCGCGGTCGAGAACTGGTACGACGACGACGCGATGGCCGCCGAGTTGGAAGAAGAGGGGATGCTCTACCTCGTCGCGGTCGCGGGCGACACGGTGGTCGGGTTCTCCCAGAGCCTCGTCCTCCCCGAGGACCCCGCGGGAACTATCCTCTGGTTGCACGTGGACCCGGACAACCGCGACAGCGGCGTCGGGACGACCCTCCTGAAACACACCCAAGCGGTCCTCTCCGAGCGGGGCGTCGAACGCGTCGCCGCGGAGGTGCTGGCGGGCAACGAGTCCGGGACCCGATTCTACGAGGAGAACGGCTTCGAGAAGGCCACCGAACGCGAGACGGAGATCGCGGGCGAGACGTTCGTGGAGAACGTCTACGTCCAAGAGGGCAAAGAGCAGTTCGAGGCCCGCGAGTACGACGGCCAGACCCTCTACATCAATTGGGTCGAGAGCGACCGCGGTTCGAAGGCCCCGTTCTTCGCGGCCTACACCGACGAGGCGGGCGAGGACCTCTACGGCTACTTCTGCTCGAACTGCGAGAGTTTCGACACCGCGATGGACTCGATGGAGCGGTTGGAGTGCAACGACTGCGGGAACACGAAGAAGCCGGTTCGGTGGGACGCGTCGTACCTCTGA
- a CDS encoding DUF7344 domain-containing protein: MATETTRPSREEVFDAVKNLRRRYVLYYLQRYSGPVDLGELAEQVAAWENDTTVAEVSPGQRKSVYSALHQTHLPKLESAGVLRYDPDRSLVHATERTERLELQLASDPQTSVRWHRLYLTLAAVSLVLLASVWVGLYPFTLLSGVQYALVVIAVFGVTALFHTHDLRQWRRRADNAAPDFILELND; encoded by the coding sequence ATGGCTACCGAAACCACACGTCCGTCTCGCGAGGAGGTGTTCGACGCCGTGAAGAACCTCCGGCGTCGGTACGTCCTATACTATCTCCAACGCTACAGCGGGCCGGTAGACCTCGGCGAACTCGCCGAGCAGGTCGCGGCGTGGGAGAACGACACGACCGTCGCCGAGGTATCGCCGGGCCAGCGCAAGTCCGTGTACAGCGCGCTCCACCAGACCCACCTCCCGAAGTTGGAGTCCGCCGGGGTGCTTCGCTACGACCCCGACCGGAGTCTGGTCCACGCCACCGAGCGAACCGAGCGACTGGAGTTACAACTGGCCAGCGACCCCCAGACTTCGGTCCGGTGGCACCGACTCTACCTCACGCTCGCCGCCGTGAGCCTCGTCTTGCTGGCGTCGGTCTGGGTGGGTCTCTACCCCTTCACGCTCCTCTCGGGCGTCCAGTACGCGCTGGTGGTCATCGCCGTCTTCGGCGTGACGGCGCTGTTTCACACCCACGACCTCCGGCAGTGGCGACGCCGGGCCGACAACGCCGCGCCCGACTTCATCCTCGAACTGAACGACTGA
- a CDS encoding DoxX family protein, giving the protein MSLFGSESTDSVAETAQELEDEVTDEDGPKTHSTSFKLARVLFGGVLAFTAIDNFRELEDMVAYAESEGAPMADRSVPAISGSLLFGGLGVAAWKLPRLAAGAIATFLVAITPFMHDFWSKEDEQEKEQQLIHFLKNTALLGGALAFLRIAQDD; this is encoded by the coding sequence ATGTCGCTATTCGGCAGTGAATCGACCGACAGCGTTGCGGAAACTGCACAGGAACTCGAAGACGAAGTGACCGACGAAGACGGACCGAAGACTCACTCCACGTCGTTCAAACTCGCCCGCGTGCTGTTCGGGGGCGTGCTGGCGTTCACCGCGATAGACAACTTCCGGGAGCTAGAGGACATGGTAGCCTACGCCGAGAGCGAGGGCGCGCCGATGGCCGACCGGTCGGTCCCGGCCATCAGCGGAAGCCTGCTGTTCGGCGGACTGGGCGTCGCGGCGTGGAAGCTCCCCCGCCTCGCGGCCGGAGCCATCGCGACCTTCCTCGTCGCCATCACGCCGTTCATGCACGACTTCTGGTCGAAGGAGGACGAACAGGAGAAAGAACAGCAGTTGATTCACTTCCTGAAGAACACCGCGCTGCTGGGCGGCGCGCTCGCGTTCCTCCGCATCGCGCAGGACGACTGA
- a CDS encoding ABC transporter permease subunit: MSLRAVVSKDFKDVRRAKLLWFVGGIYTLFAALFFYTGSTGQDPSVLRQLWNMSGLAILFIPLVALVAAYLAVAGERESGSIKFLLSIPNRRRDVVFGKFLSRAALVCGAIAVAFAVGAALTAALYPAVKLATFARVVGLVLYFALAYVAVAIGISALTASRSRAMAASVGYFFVFNVLWIQGSAFSVVGALRFVFEDTLGVALSANTETFVQSLSPAAAYLQSLRLAFPDGYRDIPPADPSTPFYLQAEFALVILAAWILLPLLVGYLRFERTDLG, encoded by the coding sequence ATGAGCCTGCGCGCAGTCGTGAGCAAGGACTTCAAGGACGTGCGCCGCGCGAAACTGCTGTGGTTCGTCGGCGGCATCTACACCCTGTTCGCCGCGCTGTTCTTCTACACCGGCAGTACCGGCCAAGACCCCTCCGTCCTGCGACAGCTCTGGAACATGTCGGGGCTGGCCATCCTGTTCATCCCGCTGGTCGCGCTGGTGGCGGCCTACCTCGCGGTCGCTGGCGAGCGCGAGTCGGGGAGCATCAAGTTCCTGCTCTCCATCCCGAACCGCCGCCGCGACGTGGTGTTCGGTAAGTTCCTCTCGCGGGCCGCGCTGGTCTGCGGTGCCATCGCCGTCGCGTTCGCGGTCGGCGCGGCGCTGACCGCGGCGCTCTACCCGGCGGTGAAACTCGCTACCTTTGCCAGAGTCGTCGGACTCGTCCTCTACTTCGCGCTGGCCTACGTCGCGGTCGCCATCGGCATCTCGGCGCTGACCGCCTCCCGGTCGCGGGCGATGGCCGCGTCGGTCGGCTACTTCTTCGTGTTCAACGTCCTCTGGATTCAGGGGTCGGCGTTCTCGGTGGTCGGCGCGCTCCGGTTCGTCTTCGAGGACACGCTCGGCGTCGCGCTCTCGGCGAACACCGAGACGTTCGTCCAGTCGCTGAGTCCCGCGGCGGCGTACCTCCAGTCGCTCCGACTGGCGTTCCCCGACGGCTACCGGGACATCCCGCCCGCGGACCCCTCGACGCCGTTCTACCTCCAAGCCGAGTTCGCGCTCGTGATTCTGGCCGCGTGGATTCTGCTCCCCCTGCTGGTGGGCTATCTGCGCTTCGAGCGGACCGACCTCGGATAG
- a CDS encoding glycosyltransferase family 4 protein, translating to MRVAFVSETVAQHRQTGATRRLRRTAEGLAGRGHDVVVCCAQWWDGDHATFEQDDVTYRAVTDERGDGRFALALPAALRAADPDVIQATGDDPTHVLAAKAASVFLRAPLVVDWYESPQAGDADDPIWRLAATTPELVLVPSETVRTRVRELGADGEAVRVVPNGIDVDAIRAAEPREVADIVYSRRLDADANLESLLLALAELRDHNWSALVIGDGPERDVYERQVRDLRIEDRVSFAGEQPLENRISAFKGAHVYAQTARREAFPTDLLRALACGCAGVVEYHVESSAHELVEQEERAFRTTSEQELTDALVAASEMDRMDFNENFAEYDEEQVLDKYLAAYDEASERLSWVEPAAVAGGVMVVVALVALLVVLL from the coding sequence ATGCGCGTCGCGTTCGTCTCGGAGACGGTCGCCCAACACCGCCAGACGGGGGCAACGCGACGACTCCGGCGGACCGCCGAAGGGCTCGCTGGCCGCGGTCACGACGTGGTCGTCTGCTGTGCCCAGTGGTGGGACGGCGACCACGCGACCTTCGAACAGGACGACGTGACCTACCGGGCGGTCACCGACGAGCGCGGCGACGGCCGGTTCGCCCTCGCGCTCCCGGCCGCGCTCCGGGCGGCCGACCCGGACGTGATTCAGGCCACGGGGGACGACCCGACCCACGTCCTCGCCGCGAAAGCCGCCAGCGTCTTCCTGCGGGCACCGCTCGTCGTGGACTGGTACGAGTCCCCTCAAGCGGGCGACGCCGACGACCCCATCTGGCGACTCGCCGCGACGACGCCCGAACTCGTTCTCGTCCCGTCCGAGACCGTCAGGACTCGCGTCCGGGAACTCGGCGCGGACGGCGAGGCGGTCCGGGTCGTCCCCAACGGCATCGACGTGGACGCCATCCGCGCCGCGGAACCCCGCGAGGTCGCCGACATCGTCTACTCCCGGCGACTCGACGCCGACGCCAACCTCGAAAGTCTACTCCTCGCGCTGGCGGAACTGCGCGACCACAACTGGTCGGCGCTGGTCATCGGCGACGGCCCGGAACGCGACGTGTACGAGCGGCAGGTCCGGGACCTGCGCATCGAGGACAGAGTCTCGTTCGCGGGCGAGCAACCGCTCGAAAACCGCATCTCGGCGTTCAAGGGCGCGCACGTCTACGCCCAGACCGCCCGGCGGGAAGCGTTCCCGACCGACCTCCTCCGGGCGCTGGCCTGCGGTTGTGCCGGAGTCGTGGAGTACCACGTCGAGTCCAGCGCCCACGAACTGGTCGAACAGGAGGAGCGCGCGTTCCGGACCACCAGCGAGCAGGAACTGACCGACGCGCTCGTCGCCGCCAGCGAGATGGACCGCATGGATTTCAACGAGAACTTCGCCGAGTACGACGAGGAGCAGGTCTTAGACAAGTACCTCGCGGCCTACGACGAGGCCAGCGAGCGACTGAGTTGGGTCGAACCGGCCGCGGTGGCTGGCGGTGTGATGGTCGTCGTCGCGCTGGTAGCGCTGTTGGTCGTTCTTCTTTGA
- a CDS encoding S9 family peptidase, which translates to MPTYDFERYLNVRSANSPSFGPDGELAFLMDTTGVPQVWRLDNPREWPQQLTFEEDAVGFADWSPERDELVFGMDQGGDERTQLFRLDADGETVTPLTDTPEAIHYWGGWNSDGSEFAFASNRRDESVFDIYVQGRDERGDDAEMVYEGDGWLSVAGWSPDDEYLALTEMHSSFDYDVYLLDVETGDLNHVTPHEGDVRFQSVYWGPDGDALYLITDEGADTTYLARLDLDTEEIETVATSDDRARADDSRAPPSEDGNWNVESLTLDEDTGRFIFGTNVDGYTELTVAELTGETEFETFSAPDLPKAATGGGTFDDDAERFAVTVTGSTENTNVYVVDAASGEADRWTDAATAGLPKESFVEPRLVHYETFDGREIPAFFSVPEEATPGETPVIVDIHGGPESQRRPTFHSVKQYFLNRGYAYLEPNVRGSTGYGKAYTHLDDVRKRMDSVKDVAAAVEWLHDQPEIDPDKVVAFGGSYGGFMVLAALTEYPDLWAAGVDVVGIANFVTFLENTGDWRREHREAEYGSLDEDREFLESISPTTNAENIRAPLLVLHGANDPRVPVGEAEQIAETVAEQGVPVEKLIFEDEGHGFSKLENRIEAYTTVAEFLDEHV; encoded by the coding sequence ATGCCGACCTACGATTTCGAACGCTATCTCAACGTCCGAAGCGCGAACTCCCCGTCGTTCGGTCCCGACGGCGAACTCGCGTTTCTGATGGACACGACCGGCGTCCCGCAGGTGTGGCGACTCGACAACCCCCGCGAGTGGCCCCAGCAACTCACGTTCGAGGAGGACGCGGTCGGCTTCGCCGACTGGTCGCCCGAGCGCGACGAACTCGTCTTCGGGATGGACCAAGGCGGCGACGAGCGCACCCAACTGTTCCGACTCGACGCCGACGGCGAGACCGTCACGCCGCTGACCGACACGCCCGAGGCCATCCACTACTGGGGCGGGTGGAACTCGGACGGCTCGGAGTTCGCGTTCGCGTCGAACCGGCGCGACGAGTCGGTCTTCGACATCTACGTGCAGGGCCGCGACGAGCGGGGCGACGACGCCGAGATGGTCTACGAGGGCGACGGCTGGCTCTCGGTCGCGGGGTGGAGTCCCGACGACGAGTACCTCGCGCTGACCGAGATGCACTCTAGTTTCGACTACGACGTGTACCTCCTCGACGTGGAGACCGGCGACCTGAACCACGTGACGCCCCACGAGGGCGACGTGCGCTTCCAGTCGGTCTACTGGGGTCCCGACGGCGACGCGCTCTACCTGATTACCGACGAGGGGGCCGACACGACGTATCTCGCTCGCCTCGACCTCGACACCGAGGAGATAGAGACGGTCGCGACCAGCGACGACCGAGCGAGGGCCGACGACTCCCGAGCGCCACCCTCCGAGGACGGCAATTGGAACGTCGAGAGTCTGACGCTGGACGAGGACACCGGCCGGTTTATCTTCGGGACCAACGTGGACGGCTACACCGAACTCACGGTGGCCGAACTGACCGGCGAGACGGAGTTCGAGACGTTCTCCGCGCCCGACCTCCCGAAGGCTGCCACCGGCGGCGGAACCTTCGACGACGACGCCGAGCGGTTCGCCGTCACCGTCACCGGAAGCACCGAGAACACGAACGTCTACGTCGTGGACGCGGCGTCGGGCGAGGCCGACCGCTGGACCGACGCCGCCACCGCGGGCCTGCCCAAGGAGTCGTTCGTGGAGCCTCGATTGGTCCACTACGAGACGTTCGATGGCCGGGAGATTCCGGCGTTCTTCTCGGTGCCCGAGGAGGCCACGCCGGGCGAGACGCCCGTCATCGTTGACATCCACGGCGGTCCCGAGAGCCAGCGCCGACCCACGTTCCACTCGGTCAAGCAGTACTTCCTGAACAGGGGATACGCCTACCTCGAACCGAACGTTCGCGGTTCGACGGGCTACGGCAAGGCCTACACCCATCTGGACGACGTGCGAAAGCGGATGGACTCGGTGAAAGACGTGGCGGCCGCCGTCGAGTGGCTCCACGACCAGCCCGAGATAGACCCCGATAAGGTCGTCGCGTTCGGCGGCTCCTACGGCGGGTTCATGGTGCTGGCGGCGCTGACGGAGTACCCGGACCTGTGGGCCGCGGGCGTGGACGTGGTGGGCATCGCCAACTTCGTCACGTTCCTCGAAAATACGGGCGACTGGCGGCGCGAACACCGCGAAGCCGAGTACGGGTCGCTCGACGAGGACCGCGAGTTCCTCGAATCCATCAGTCCGACGACCAACGCCGAAAACATCCGAGCGCCCCTGCTGGTCCTCCACGGGGCCAACGACCCCCGCGTCCCGGTCGGCGAGGCCGAGCAGATAGCCGAGACCGTCGCCGAGCAGGGCGTGCCGGTGGAGAAACTGATATTCGAAGACGAGGGCCACGGCTTCTCGAAGTTGGAGAACCGCATCGAGGCGTACACCACCGTCGCGGAGTTCTTGGACGAACACGTCTGA
- a CDS encoding NAD(P)-dependent glycerol-1-phosphate dehydrogenase codes for MFDKSTWIRLPRNVVVGHGVLDRTVEAVSELHLHGRPLVVTSPTPRRVAADRVAADFEEAGEDPAVVEIDEASFESVQEVIGAAEEIDAGYLVGVGGGKAIDIAKMASDDLGRGFVSVPTAASHDGIVSGRGSVPEGDTRHSVAAEPPLAVIADTEILADAPWELTTAGCADIISNYTAIKDWRLANRLQNVEYHHYAAALAEMTAEMLVEGADSIKQGLEESAWAVVKALVSSGVAMSIADSSRPASGAEHLFSHQLDRMVPDAALHGHQVGVGTIVAEYLHGGNWQGVRDALATIGAPTTAAELGIDEETVVGALTSAHEIRDRYTILGNGMSEAAAYEAVETTGVI; via the coding sequence ATGTTCGACAAATCGACGTGGATTCGCCTGCCGCGCAACGTGGTAGTCGGCCACGGCGTCCTCGACCGGACCGTCGAGGCCGTCTCGGAACTCCACCTCCACGGGCGGCCGCTGGTCGTCACCAGCCCCACGCCCCGACGGGTAGCGGCCGACCGCGTCGCGGCGGACTTCGAGGAGGCCGGGGAAGACCCCGCGGTGGTCGAGATAGACGAAGCGAGTTTCGAGTCGGTCCAAGAGGTCATCGGCGCGGCCGAGGAGATAGACGCGGGCTACCTCGTCGGCGTCGGCGGCGGGAAGGCCATCGACATCGCCAAGATGGCCAGCGACGACCTCGGGCGGGGGTTCGTCTCGGTCCCGACCGCCGCGAGCCACGACGGCATCGTCTCGGGCCGGGGGTCGGTCCCGGAGGGCGACACGCGCCACAGCGTCGCCGCAGAGCCGCCACTCGCCGTCATCGCCGACACCGAGATTTTGGCCGACGCGCCGTGGGAACTGACGACTGCCGGGTGTGCGGATATCATCAGCAACTACACCGCCATCAAGGACTGGCGGCTGGCCAACCGACTCCAGAACGTCGAGTACCACCACTACGCCGCGGCGCTCGCGGAGATGACCGCCGAGATGCTGGTCGAAGGAGCCGACTCCATCAAGCAGGGCCTCGAAGAGTCGGCGTGGGCCGTCGTCAAGGCGCTGGTCTCGTCGGGCGTGGCGATGTCTATCGCGGACTCGTCGCGGCCCGCCTCCGGCGCGGAACACCTCTTCAGCCACCAGTTGGACCGAATGGTCCCCGACGCGGCGCTCCACGGCCATCAGGTCGGCGTCGGCACCATCGTCGCCGAGTACCTCCACGGCGGCAACTGGCAGGGCGTCCGCGACGCGCTGGCGACCATCGGCGCGCCCACCACGGCAGCGGAGTTGGGCATCGACGAGGAGACGGTCGTCGGGGCGCTGACCTCTGCCCACGAGATTCGGGACCGCTACACGATTCTGGGCAACGGGATGAGCGAGGCGGCCGCCTACGAAGCGGTCGAGACGACCGGCGTCATCTGA
- a CDS encoding NUDIX domain-containing protein → MTIEEHSRRRVAAALDRLEREYADFEEDARVVEKTWHHSPEAYERVRDRFEAGTVGGAGAWTTDDEGRVLLVRHEGETAWSDPGGKQEPGELLEAAARRETREESGVEVKLTGVRQVHRVEIRAEGEVANGENDREEVRPPIHRLIVIFDGEYVGGEVRPREGEIAEVRWWRERPDELLYDELAEFPIPAAE, encoded by the coding sequence ATGACCATCGAGGAGCACTCTCGCCGCCGGGTCGCCGCGGCACTCGACCGCCTCGAACGCGAGTACGCCGACTTCGAGGAGGACGCCCGAGTCGTCGAGAAGACGTGGCACCACTCTCCCGAAGCCTACGAGCGCGTCCGCGACCGCTTCGAGGCCGGAACGGTCGGCGGCGCGGGCGCGTGGACCACCGACGACGAGGGCCGGGTTCTCCTCGTGCGCCACGAGGGCGAGACGGCGTGGAGCGACCCCGGCGGCAAGCAGGAACCGGGCGAACTCCTCGAAGCCGCGGCGCGCCGCGAGACTCGCGAGGAGTCCGGCGTCGAAGTCAAACTGACCGGTGTCCGGCAGGTCCACCGCGTCGAGATTCGGGCCGAGGGAGAGGTCGCGAACGGCGAGAACGACCGCGAGGAGGTCCGACCACCCATCCATCGACTCATCGTCATCTTCGACGGCGAGTACGTCGGCGGCGAGGTCCGGCCCCGCGAGGGCGAGATTGCGGAGGTGAGGTGGTGGCGCGAGCGCCCCGACGAACTACTGTACGACGAGTTGGCCGAGTTTCCGATTCCGGCCGCGGAGTAG
- a CDS encoding NAD-dependent epimerase/dehydratase family protein, whose product MDTALVIGGTRFIGRHLVSELRDHDYDVTIFNRGNHDNPFEETDGVTHYEGDRSNETALEQAKREVQPDAVFDCVAYKPREVRAATEIFSDADAYVYISSGDAYGNEEVPKREDETDLRPCTMEQATDDSGDTYGNRKAEGDRAIKAAADRGVNAYSVRPCIVYGPHDYTERLDYWISRVANYDRVVVPGDGDNLWHRAYVADVASALRVVAEEGRPGESYNVGDRRVVTIDEMLKLIADALDTDLEIVHAGERELAAADLASDDFVLYRDYPHVLDTDKLANLGWDSTPLSEAMATTVEEHLDSDRDGSEYDPGREAEERVLGVLDTL is encoded by the coding sequence ATGGACACCGCACTCGTCATCGGCGGCACGCGGTTCATCGGCCGCCACCTCGTCTCGGAACTGCGCGACCACGACTACGACGTGACCATCTTCAACCGCGGGAACCACGACAACCCCTTCGAGGAGACCGACGGCGTGACCCACTACGAGGGCGACCGAAGCAACGAGACCGCGCTCGAACAGGCGAAGCGGGAGGTCCAACCGGACGCCGTCTTCGACTGCGTGGCTTACAAACCGCGGGAGGTCCGGGCCGCGACCGAGATTTTCTCCGACGCCGACGCCTACGTCTACATTTCGTCGGGCGACGCCTACGGCAACGAAGAAGTCCCCAAGCGCGAGGACGAGACCGACCTCCGGCCCTGCACGATGGAGCAGGCGACCGACGACTCGGGCGACACCTACGGCAACCGGAAGGCCGAGGGCGACCGCGCAATCAAGGCGGCCGCCGACCGCGGCGTGAACGCCTACAGCGTCCGTCCCTGCATCGTCTACGGCCCCCACGACTACACCGAACGACTGGACTACTGGATTTCTCGGGTGGCGAACTACGACCGCGTGGTCGTCCCCGGCGACGGCGACAACCTCTGGCACCGCGCGTACGTCGCGGACGTGGCGAGCGCGCTCCGGGTCGTCGCCGAGGAGGGCCGTCCCGGCGAGTCGTACAACGTCGGCGACCGGCGGGTCGTGACGATAGACGAGATGCTGAAGCTAATCGCCGACGCGCTGGACACCGACCTCGAAATCGTCCACGCGGGCGAGCGGGAACTCGCGGCCGCGGACCTCGCGTCCGACGACTTCGTGCTGTACCGGGACTACCCCCACGTGCTGGACACCGACAAACTGGCGAATCTCGGGTGGGACTCGACACCGCTCTCCGAGGCGATGGCGACCACCGTCGAGGAACACCTCGACAGCGACCGCGACGGGAGCGAGTACGACCCCGGCCGCGAGGCCGAGGAGCGCGTCCTCGGCGTGCTGGACACGCTGTAG
- a CDS encoding ABC transporter ATP-binding protein, whose protein sequence is MTAIETRGLTKRFGEEVVAVDSLDLTVESGEIFGFLGPNGAGKSTTINLLLDFIRPSEGTAEVLGHDAQRETQAIRERVGVLPEGATLYDRLTGREHVEWVARTKGVDADPDAILDRVGLGPDDRQRRTGGYSKGMSQRLALGMALVGDPDLLILDEPSSGLDPNGIQEMRDLLRDEAERGTTVFFSSHILPQVEAVCDRVGIMSNGRLVAEDTIAGLRESTGGSSQITAVVDALPEEFDPAGLADLAGVERASAEGTDVTAVCSDPGAKMEVLKRIDGETTVRDIHSEETSLEDLFNRYTAADPGDGTGRAGGEASGGDGTGGDTDDAEEVTA, encoded by the coding sequence GTGACCGCGATAGAGACCCGCGGGCTGACCAAGCGGTTCGGCGAGGAGGTGGTCGCGGTCGATTCGCTCGACCTGACCGTCGAGTCCGGCGAGATATTCGGCTTCCTCGGGCCGAACGGCGCGGGCAAGTCCACGACCATCAACCTCCTGCTCGATTTCATCCGGCCGAGCGAGGGGACCGCCGAGGTGCTGGGCCACGACGCCCAGCGCGAGACCCAAGCCATCCGCGAGCGCGTCGGCGTCCTGCCCGAGGGCGCGACCCTCTACGACCGACTCACCGGCCGCGAACACGTCGAGTGGGTCGCCCGGACCAAGGGAGTAGACGCCGACCCCGACGCGATTCTCGACCGGGTGGGACTCGGCCCCGACGACCGACAGCGCCGCACCGGCGGCTACTCGAAGGGGATGAGCCAGCGCCTCGCCTTGGGGATGGCGCTCGTCGGCGACCCCGACCTGCTGATTCTCGACGAACCGTCGTCGGGACTCGACCCGAACGGGATTCAGGAGATGCGCGACCTCCTCCGCGACGAGGCCGAGCGCGGGACGACGGTCTTCTTCTCCAGTCACATCCTGCCGCAGGTCGAGGCGGTCTGCGACCGTGTGGGAATCATGAGCAACGGTCGCCTCGTCGCCGAGGACACCATCGCGGGCCTCCGAGAATCGACCGGCGGGAGTAGCCAAATCACCGCCGTCGTGGACGCGCTCCCCGAGGAGTTCGACCCGGCCGGACTCGCGGACCTCGCGGGCGTCGAGCGCGCCAGCGCCGAGGGAACCGACGTGACCGCGGTCTGCTCGGACCCCGGCGCGAAGATGGAGGTTCTCAAGCGCATCGACGGCGAGACCACGGTCCGAGACATCCACTCCGAGGAGACCTCGCTCGAAGACCTGTTCAACCGCTACACCGCCGCCGACCCCGGCGACGGGACCGGTCGGGCGGGAGGCGAGGCGAGCGGGGGCGATGGGACCGGCGGCGATACCGACGACGCCGAGGAGGTGACGGCATGA
- a CDS encoding DUF7344 domain-containing protein, translating into MAAETLARDAHDDATTEATDEEDPSEQFSQEVVFEMLSNSRRRYVVHYLLDADREAELRDLARAVAAWENDKRPDDVTSQERRRVYNALQQAHLPKMDDAGLVAFDASRGTVVAADDLADLQVYLEIVPGDEISWSQYYLLLGAFFGSVTLASLAGVYPFSAVPGVALASGMAALLVVSAVAHVYHDRQMRLGADERPPSL; encoded by the coding sequence ATGGCCGCAGAAACGCTCGCCCGAGACGCCCACGACGACGCCACGACCGAAGCCACGGACGAGGAGGACCCGTCCGAACAGTTCTCGCAGGAAGTCGTCTTCGAGATGCTCAGCAACAGTCGCCGCCGGTACGTCGTCCACTACCTGCTGGACGCCGACCGCGAGGCGGAACTCCGCGACCTCGCCCGCGCGGTCGCGGCGTGGGAGAACGACAAACGACCCGACGACGTGACCTCCCAAGAGCGCCGCCGCGTCTACAACGCGCTCCAGCAGGCCCACCTCCCGAAGATGGACGACGCGGGCCTCGTGGCGTTCGACGCCTCGCGAGGTACCGTCGTCGCGGCCGACGACTTGGCGGACCTGCAGGTCTACCTCGAAATCGTCCCCGGCGACGAAATCTCGTGGAGCCAGTACTACCTGTTGCTCGGCGCGTTCTTCGGGTCGGTGACGCTGGCCTCGCTGGCCGGGGTCTACCCCTTCAGCGCGGTTCCGGGGGTCGCGCTCGCCAGCGGGATGGCGGCCCTCCTCGTCGTGTCGGCAGTCGCGCACGTCTACCACGACCGGCAGATGCGCCTCGGCGCGGACGAGCGACCGCCGAGCCTCTGA